The proteins below come from a single Polynucleobacter necessarius genomic window:
- the mreC gene encoding rod shape-determining protein MreC, with translation MQHSAPPLFRQGIPALLKLIVCLSISIALMLIDFRFKALDPIRSNVNWILRPLEYVMMAPRNAFEALSEYFTTRASLDQENQVMKVRQAELSLLANQSEFLMVENQNLRELMALQKQVPFKTLPVEILFNPPNPISQRIVINRGSNDGLKLGNPIANGAGILGQVVRLYERSAEVSLLEDRDFSVPVQVARNGLRAAVFGAGRGNPLELRYLPVASDLEVGDILLTSGIDGVYPPGFAVAVISKIERNTDKNSSNVFCVPVAAVNRYRQALALLYDPQFDAKAPNLE, from the coding sequence TTGCAACATAGCGCTCCACCACTTTTCAGACAGGGCATTCCGGCTCTACTTAAACTGATTGTCTGTCTGTCGATCAGCATCGCTCTGATGCTGATCGATTTTCGTTTTAAAGCACTCGACCCGATTCGCAGCAACGTCAATTGGATTTTGCGTCCACTCGAATACGTGATGATGGCGCCACGTAATGCATTCGAAGCGCTCTCGGAATATTTCACAACTCGCGCAAGCCTTGATCAAGAAAATCAAGTAATGAAAGTTCGCCAAGCAGAGCTCTCGTTGCTTGCAAATCAGTCCGAGTTCTTAATGGTTGAAAACCAAAACCTTCGCGAATTAATGGCGCTTCAAAAACAGGTGCCATTCAAAACATTGCCTGTTGAAATTCTGTTCAACCCACCTAACCCCATTTCACAGCGGATTGTGATTAACCGTGGCAGCAATGATGGCTTAAAACTTGGCAATCCGATTGCTAATGGTGCTGGCATTCTTGGTCAAGTCGTCAGACTTTACGAGCGTTCTGCAGAGGTCTCCCTGCTCGAGGATCGGGATTTTTCCGTCCCCGTCCAAGTGGCTCGAAATGGCCTCCGCGCCGCGGTTTTTGGGGCGGGGCGCGGAAACCCTCTGGAATTACGTTATTTGCCGGTAGCAAGCGATCTTGAGGTAGGTGATATTTTGCTGACCTCTGGAATTGACGGGGTGTATCCACCGGGTTTTGCAGTGGCTGTTATCAGCAAAATTGAGCGAAACACGGATAAAAATTCATCCAATGTATTTTGCGTACCTGTTGCCGCAGTCAATCGTTACCGACAAGCGCTTGCCTTGTTATATGACCCACAATTTGACGCCAAGGCTCCGAACCTTGAATAA
- the mreD gene encoding rod shape-determining protein MreD: MIDFQSGYILRPVNPVFIYFSLFCALLLNLLPIGNYGWVPDWLIVCIVFWNIHQHRYVGVIWAFILGLMMDVHNSDLLGLHAFSYSLVAYIAISWHRRIIALSVLSQALHLLPIFLLVSLFPALVHWALSGELYWWALTGSIQAVIEAMLWPISTRILLAPQRRPIDVDHNRPL; encoded by the coding sequence ATGATCGACTTTCAGAGCGGTTACATTCTTAGACCGGTCAATCCCGTTTTTATTTATTTCAGCCTGTTTTGCGCGCTGTTATTAAATTTATTACCAATTGGCAATTATGGTTGGGTGCCTGACTGGTTGATTGTTTGCATCGTCTTTTGGAATATTCACCAGCACCGTTATGTGGGCGTGATCTGGGCATTTATTCTGGGATTAATGATGGATGTACATAATTCTGATTTATTGGGTTTACATGCATTTAGCTATTCTTTAGTTGCTTACATTGCTATTTCTTGGCATCGTCGCATCATTGCGCTCAGCGTTCTCTCCCAAGCCTTACATCTTCTCCCCATTTTTTTACTGGTCTCACTTTTTCCAGCCTTAGTTCACTGGGCATTAAGCGGGGAGCTTTATTGGTGGGCCTTGACAGGCTCCATCCAGGCTGTAATTGAAGCGATGCTTTGGCCGATTTCCACTCGAATTTTGCTTGCTCCACAGCGTCGCCCAATCGACGTTGATCACAATCGTCCACTTTAA
- the mrdA gene encoding penicillin-binding protein 2, with protein MVSFKKPDLDSFQERIHIATLFVAFCFLLLVARLVWLQLISHSKYALLAESNRIALVPAPANRGLIIDRNGIAIGRNYSALTLDVNAEEVNGNVDQLISDLSEIIDISPRDKRNFKRSLEDSRNMGTFPLRSMLNEAETARFIANRYRFPGVEIRARSFRECPYNELASHLIGYIGRVSQRDKERMQSEIENSRSDDPDALQASFLPGIQYVGKIGLEQSYENVLRGVPGYDQVEITAGGKPVRTLSSSPSIPGKNIVLSVDIKLQYLVEQLYGNFRGAFVAIEPETGDILAFVSKPNFNPNDFVEGIDSVTWKELNDSPQKPLYNRPLKGIYPPGSTYKPFMALAALENKKRTPSQTISDPGYFDFGSHTFRDDKKGGHGIVDMQKSIVESCDTYYYMLARDMGVNMMHDFMKPFGFGQITGIDLQGEARGVLPSTEWKKNTFKKPEQQKWYESETISLGIGQGYNAFTILQLSHAMANLANNGVVMKPHLVKAIEDPFTRNRVLTTPKESYRIDLSQENIDIIKKAMVEVNISGTSAAAFKGAGYVAGGKTGTAQVFSLNSKEYKHGATAEFLRDHALYIAFAPVEKPTIVIAMVVENAGFGAQYAAPIARKALDYYVEGKWPKEIPEWKRVP; from the coding sequence ATGGTTTCTTTTAAAAAGCCTGATCTCGATTCATTTCAAGAACGCATTCATATTGCGACTTTATTTGTTGCGTTTTGCTTTTTATTGTTAGTCGCTCGCTTGGTATGGTTGCAGTTAATCAGTCATAGTAAGTACGCTTTATTAGCAGAGAGCAATCGCATCGCATTGGTACCTGCACCAGCAAATCGTGGCCTCATCATCGATCGCAACGGGATTGCGATTGGTCGAAATTACTCTGCTCTCACCTTAGATGTCAATGCCGAAGAAGTAAACGGCAATGTAGACCAGCTCATCAGCGACCTTTCTGAAATCATCGATATTTCTCCGAGGGATAAACGTAATTTCAAGCGATCCCTTGAAGATTCTCGCAATATGGGCACTTTCCCCCTGCGCTCGATGCTCAATGAGGCAGAAACCGCCCGTTTCATAGCCAATCGTTACCGGTTTCCAGGGGTCGAGATCCGCGCCAGAAGCTTTAGAGAGTGCCCCTACAACGAGTTGGCATCGCATTTAATAGGGTATATCGGTCGCGTTTCCCAGCGGGATAAAGAGCGGATGCAATCCGAAATTGAGAACTCGAGATCGGACGACCCCGATGCATTGCAGGCCTCTTTTTTACCTGGCATTCAATATGTCGGAAAAATTGGCTTAGAGCAGAGTTATGAGAATGTATTGCGCGGAGTGCCGGGCTACGATCAAGTAGAAATTACTGCTGGCGGTAAACCAGTGCGTACTCTCTCTAGCTCGCCATCGATCCCTGGTAAAAATATTGTTCTCTCTGTTGATATCAAGTTGCAGTATTTAGTTGAGCAACTTTATGGAAATTTTCGCGGGGCTTTTGTGGCGATTGAGCCAGAAACTGGGGACATTTTGGCGTTTGTCTCTAAACCCAATTTCAATCCCAATGATTTTGTTGAGGGCATAGATTCGGTAACGTGGAAAGAGCTGAACGACTCACCGCAAAAGCCTCTCTATAACCGTCCCCTCAAAGGTATTTATCCTCCGGGCTCAACCTATAAACCGTTCATGGCGCTGGCCGCACTAGAAAATAAAAAGCGCACGCCCTCACAAACCATATCTGATCCTGGCTACTTCGATTTTGGTAGCCATACCTTCCGCGATGACAAAAAGGGTGGTCATGGGATTGTCGATATGCAAAAGTCGATCGTTGAATCATGCGACACCTACTACTACATGCTTGCTCGTGACATGGGCGTAAACATGATGCATGACTTTATGAAGCCATTTGGTTTTGGTCAAATCACTGGCATTGATTTGCAAGGCGAAGCTAGGGGGGTTTTGCCATCGACTGAGTGGAAAAAAAATACCTTCAAGAAACCTGAACAACAAAAATGGTATGAAAGCGAAACAATTTCTCTCGGCATTGGTCAAGGCTACAACGCATTTACCATTTTGCAGTTGTCACATGCTATGGCCAACCTAGCCAATAATGGCGTGGTGATGAAACCTCACTTAGTTAAGGCAATTGAAGATCCTTTTACTCGCAATAGAGTACTGACCACCCCTAAGGAAAGTTATCGCATAGATCTAAGCCAAGAGAATATCGACATTATTAAAAAGGCTATGGTTGAAGTCAATATTTCTGGAACATCGGCCGCAGCATTTAAAGGTGCCGGATACGTTGCCGGCGGCAAGACTGGAACAGCACAAGTGTTTAGCTTGAACTCCAAGGAATACAAACATGGGGCGACGGCAGAATTTTTGCGCGACCACGCGCTCTACATTGCATTTGCGCCTGTAGAGAAACCAACCATCGTGATTGCGATGGTGGTGGAGAACGCGGGTTTTGGTGCGCAGTATGCTGCGCCAATTGCGCGCAAAGCACTCGACTACTATGTCGAGGGCAAGTGGCCCAAGGAGATTCCTGAATGGAAAAGAGTCCCTTAA
- the rodA gene encoding rod shape-determining protein RodA, whose amino-acid sequence MEKSPLNKIQTLFFSFFSGLDRQLGLILLGLAAAGFFTFISASQNTLVQIADELRNLALSVVVMWLVSRIPPKWLEMGAVWIYGLGVLLLVVVAVFGLIRKGARRWLNIGVVIQPSEIMKIAMPLMLAWYFQKREGIQKTWDYAVAGIILAIPVFLIARQPDLGTALLVFAAGLYVIILAGLPWKWILPFVGIGAIGILLIIIFGSAICAHDVAWPFVHNYQKHRVCTLLDPSSDPLGKGFHTIQSMIAIGSGGFFGKGWFQGTQAHLEFIPEKHTDFVFAVFSEEFGLLGNFILLALFFALIKRGLAISASAPNLFTRLLGAAVTLIFFTYAFVNIGMVSGLLPVVGVPLPFISYGGTALVTLGFGAGILMSIHRHRRLVQS is encoded by the coding sequence ATGGAAAAGAGTCCCTTAAATAAAATCCAAACACTTTTTTTTAGTTTTTTCTCTGGTTTAGATCGCCAGCTAGGCCTGATTCTGCTTGGCTTGGCGGCTGCGGGGTTTTTTACTTTTATTTCGGCAAGCCAAAATACGCTTGTACAAATCGCCGATGAATTACGCAACCTCGCACTCTCTGTTGTAGTGATGTGGCTAGTCTCTCGTATTCCACCAAAGTGGTTAGAGATGGGTGCGGTTTGGATTTATGGGCTTGGCGTTTTGCTATTAGTTGTGGTGGCAGTATTTGGTTTAATTAGAAAAGGTGCGCGTCGCTGGCTCAATATTGGTGTTGTAATACAACCATCTGAAATCATGAAGATTGCGATGCCACTCATGCTGGCATGGTATTTTCAAAAGCGGGAAGGCATTCAAAAAACTTGGGACTATGCTGTCGCAGGAATTATTTTGGCTATTCCTGTTTTCTTAATAGCCCGCCAACCCGATCTTGGAACAGCTTTATTGGTATTTGCAGCGGGCCTATACGTCATTATCTTGGCGGGATTACCCTGGAAATGGATCTTACCTTTCGTGGGCATTGGTGCGATCGGTATTTTGCTCATCATTATTTTTGGTAGCGCCATCTGCGCTCACGATGTAGCTTGGCCATTTGTACATAATTACCAAAAGCATCGCGTCTGCACACTACTTGACCCGAGCAGCGATCCGTTAGGCAAAGGTTTTCATACGATTCAGTCTATGATTGCAATCGGCTCTGGTGGCTTTTTCGGTAAGGGCTGGTTTCAAGGAACACAAGCCCACCTGGAATTTATTCCAGAAAAACATACTGACTTTGTGTTTGCAGTCTTCTCAGAAGAATTTGGATTGCTTGGTAATTTCATTTTGCTAGCGCTGTTCTTTGCATTAATTAAACGCGGTCTTGCAATCTCCGCTAGCGCGCCAAATTTATTTACTCGCTTATTGGGCGCTGCTGTCACCCTAATATTTTTTACTTATGCATTTGTAAACATTGGAATGGTTAGCGGATTGCTACCGGTTGTTGGCGTGCCATTACCGTTTATTAGTTATGGTGGCACGGCTCTAGTAACCCTAGGATTTGGAGCGGGAATTTTAATGAGCATTCATCGTCATCGTAGATTGGTGCAGAGTTAG
- a CDS encoding HU family DNA-binding protein, whose amino-acid sequence MNKAELIAAIADDAEISKAKAEFALNFAIENIIKAVTKGDSVQLIGFGTFASGKRAARMGRNPKTGEPLKIAAAKTVKFSAGKAFKDSVNKRKK is encoded by the coding sequence TTGAACAAAGCCGAACTAATCGCAGCAATTGCTGACGACGCGGAGATCTCTAAAGCTAAAGCTGAATTCGCATTGAATTTCGCTATCGAGAACATTATCAAAGCTGTTACTAAAGGTGATTCAGTACAACTGATCGGCTTTGGTACTTTCGCATCTGGTAAGCGCGCTGCACGTATGGGTCGCAACCCAAAAACTGGCGAGCCACTCAAAATCGCCGCTGCTAAAACTGTTAAGTTTTCTGCTGGTAAAGCATTTAAAGATTCAGTTAACAAGCGTAAGAAGTGA
- a CDS encoding DUF167 domain-containing protein, whose amino-acid sequence MTPIWLKQTPTGIALSLYCQPGAKQTKVVGVHDGCLKISLQTPALENKANEHLLAWLAKQLKIPQKQIQFLSGQNSRKKRLEIWGSIDAEQITQLLKP is encoded by the coding sequence ATGACGCCGATTTGGTTAAAACAAACCCCCACGGGAATCGCCCTGAGCCTCTACTGTCAGCCTGGTGCAAAACAGACCAAGGTAGTGGGCGTACATGATGGCTGTCTGAAGATCTCACTGCAGACCCCAGCACTAGAAAATAAGGCTAATGAGCATTTGTTGGCCTGGTTAGCTAAGCAACTGAAGATCCCACAAAAGCAAATCCAATTTTTATCTGGCCAAAATAGTCGCAAGAAGAGACTTGAAATTTGGGGCTCAATAGATGCTGAGCAAATAACCCAATTATTGAAGCCTTAG
- the can gene encoding carbonate dehydratase, which yields MPHKHSQALEQLFANNRTWAESMVAKNADFFKRLVSQQVPEYLWIGCSDSRVPANDIVNLLPGELFVLRNVANVVVHTDLNCLSVIQFAIDLLKVKHILVVGHYGCSGVHATLTDKRVGLADNWLRHVKDVHQKYERYLCDAIPTPKRQDRLCELNVIEQVVNVCETTIVQDAWARGQELTVHGWAYRLETGLVNGLGMSSSSTEEMLERFAKSIKRYEAE from the coding sequence ATGCCACATAAACATTCTCAAGCTCTTGAACAGCTATTTGCCAATAATCGCACCTGGGCTGAGAGCATGGTGGCAAAAAATGCCGACTTCTTTAAACGCCTGGTTTCTCAGCAGGTTCCCGAATATCTTTGGATTGGGTGCTCTGATAGTCGTGTGCCCGCAAATGATATTGTGAACTTACTTCCAGGTGAATTGTTTGTTCTTCGAAATGTAGCAAACGTTGTTGTTCATACCGATCTAAATTGTTTATCAGTTATTCAATTTGCGATTGATTTATTAAAAGTAAAACACATTCTGGTTGTGGGTCACTATGGTTGCTCTGGAGTTCATGCGACGCTAACTGACAAACGTGTAGGCCTTGCAGATAATTGGTTGCGTCATGTCAAAGATGTTCATCAGAAATATGAACGCTATTTATGTGATGCCATTCCAACGCCAAAGCGCCAGGATCGATTGTGTGAGCTCAATGTCATTGAACAAGTCGTCAATGTTTGTGAAACCACGATTGTTCAAGATGCGTGGGCGCGTGGACAAGAGTTAACCGTGCACGGCTGGGCTTATCGCCTCGAAACCGGACTCGTGAATGGTCTCGGAATGTCGAGCAGCTCTACCGAGGAAATGCTCGAGCGCTTCGCCAAATCCATCAAGCGATACGAAGCGGAATAG
- a CDS encoding lipid A biosynthesis acyltransferase gives MVSECRAALPRKCSSASPNPSSDTKRNSARSLKSFSNSVGVVFLKHLSLLPSNILVSLSYGLGYIAARIPEDKNRVVTTNLQMCFPDLSSKEIDSLSKKHWRLLGRSLVEKRIIWLGTEKQLSNMIEVKSDIDLTSRKPRILVNMHFTGIEGGIILSALARKMDWPRTSGFFQKMKNPFFNQKIIDWRNRFGGNSIDRQGNAKAIIREIRNGGFIIIAPDIDLGLKDSEFVPFFGIETNTVTTISRLAKITGADVCMMSTSLKEDESGYLCEISHPLEDFPSDDQKADTARLNQYFEQEIRLRPAEYYWVHKRFKNRPT, from the coding sequence ATGGTCTCGGAATGTCGAGCAGCTCTACCGAGGAAATGCTCGAGCGCTTCGCCAAATCCATCAAGCGATACGAAGCGGAATAGCGCTCGTTCGCTCAAATCTTTTTCGAATAGCGTTGGGGTTGTTTTTCTCAAACACCTATCCCTACTTCCCTCTAACATCCTGGTGTCGCTGAGTTATGGCCTAGGGTACATCGCCGCCAGAATTCCTGAAGATAAAAATCGAGTGGTAACAACCAATCTGCAGATGTGCTTTCCCGATCTGAGCTCGAAGGAAATTGATTCACTCAGTAAAAAACATTGGCGCCTTCTTGGTCGAAGCTTGGTTGAAAAACGCATTATTTGGCTTGGAACCGAAAAGCAATTGAGCAACATGATTGAGGTTAAATCCGATATTGATCTAACGAGTCGGAAGCCGCGTATTTTGGTGAACATGCATTTCACTGGAATTGAAGGTGGCATTATTTTGAGCGCCTTAGCAAGAAAAATGGACTGGCCTCGCACTTCAGGATTTTTTCAGAAGATGAAGAATCCATTTTTTAACCAGAAGATTATTGATTGGCGTAATCGCTTTGGCGGCAACTCGATTGATCGGCAAGGAAATGCCAAAGCTATTATTCGTGAAATTCGCAATGGCGGCTTCATCATCATTGCTCCTGATATTGATCTGGGCCTAAAAGATTCTGAATTTGTTCCCTTCTTTGGAATCGAAACCAATACGGTTACAACGATCTCGCGACTTGCAAAAATTACGGGTGCCGATGTGTGCATGATGAGTACCTCTCTAAAGGAGGATGAATCTGGATATCTTTGTGAAATTAGCCACCCACTAGAAGACTTTCCGAGCGATGACCAAAAGGCGGATACCGCTCGCTTGAATCAATATTTCGAACAAGAGATTCGTTTACGTCCCGCTGAATATTATTGGGTGCATAAGCGCTTCAAAAATCGCCCTACTTAG
- a CDS encoding metallophosphoesterase family protein → MSERIGLFADLHSNLEAFEACISKAEELGVTRMVFLGDLVGYNADPAALIDRIAGLVECKKAIAILGNHDEAVFKDRRDQMNASANAAIEWTKTQLSSSHVDFLKNLPLIVHEENICFVHASAYNPGDWNYVTDSMSAWRCAQNSGKSYAFVGHAHEQALFYQNAVGKLIRFAPHPGNDIPVLQHRQWVGVVGSLGQPCDGNPEACFAVFEPSAEVLTFHCVPYDHFLAAEKVRRSGLPEDLANRIHGH, encoded by the coding sequence ATGTCAGAGCGTATTGGACTATTTGCCGATCTCCACAGTAATTTAGAGGCTTTCGAAGCCTGCATCAGCAAGGCGGAAGAGCTCGGCGTTACCCGCATGGTTTTCTTAGGGGATCTAGTTGGATATAACGCAGATCCTGCAGCACTCATTGATCGAATTGCTGGTTTAGTCGAATGTAAAAAAGCGATTGCTATTCTTGGGAATCACGATGAGGCGGTTTTTAAAGATCGTCGCGACCAAATGAATGCGAGCGCCAATGCTGCAATTGAATGGACTAAAACACAATTAAGCAGTAGTCACGTCGATTTTCTAAAAAATCTTCCGCTCATTGTGCATGAAGAAAATATTTGCTTTGTTCATGCTTCTGCATACAACCCCGGCGACTGGAATTACGTTACGGATAGTATGAGTGCTTGGCGTTGTGCCCAAAATTCAGGCAAGAGCTATGCCTTTGTGGGTCATGCTCATGAGCAGGCGCTCTTTTATCAAAACGCGGTTGGTAAATTAATCCGTTTTGCCCCTCACCCTGGGAATGACATTCCGGTTTTGCAACATCGTCAATGGGTTGGCGTTGTTGGCTCTCTTGGCCAGCCCTGCGACGGCAACCCAGAGGCATGCTTTGCCGTCTTTGAACCAAGCGCAGAAGTACTAACATTTCATTGCGTACCTTACGATCATTTCTTAGCCGCTGAAAAAGTGCGTCGCTCAGGACTGCCCGAAGATTTGGCGAATCGAATTCATGGCCATTAA
- a CDS encoding serine/threonine-protein kinase: protein MATRPYIAMERVEGRPLEDLIKEGKEFTIDEVVKIGADLAQAVQSLHSQDTIHLEIKPENILIDDKGKLTLIDFGLSHHARFPDLLAEEIRKGVGSAPDISPEQVAGIRSDSRSDIYSIGAIMYELLTGELPFGNPQTMSGLRRRMWAEPFPPRAIRREIPRWLQETVLRCLEPRAADRYQSAARLRQVLRDPEGVTLTERADRVEPPSFWQNLKGMFKAAGYEPSPSPRPSMGDYEAQDTRQSDEDLRKRMQLTAKKCCWLIQKAAWFVLALSAALQHLKATKKMKPPAELCAVTWCSSWIGQSH from the coding sequence ATGGCGACCCGACCCTATATTGCAATGGAGCGCGTAGAAGGTCGACCACTAGAAGATCTTATTAAAGAGGGCAAAGAATTTACGATTGATGAAGTTGTAAAAATTGGCGCCGATCTTGCCCAAGCCGTGCAATCACTGCACTCGCAAGATACTATTCATCTAGAAATCAAGCCCGAGAATATCTTGATTGATGACAAAGGCAAACTGACACTGATTGATTTCGGATTGTCACATCACGCACGCTTCCCAGACTTGCTCGCCGAAGAAATACGCAAAGGGGTTGGCTCAGCACCCGACATTTCACCCGAACAGGTTGCTGGAATTCGTTCGGACTCGCGCAGCGATATCTACTCCATCGGCGCCATCATGTATGAGCTCCTCACCGGCGAGCTGCCATTCGGCAATCCTCAAACTATGAGTGGGTTAAGAAGGCGCATGTGGGCAGAACCTTTTCCACCTCGCGCCATCCGCCGTGAAATTCCGCGCTGGCTTCAAGAAACAGTTCTCAGATGCCTAGAGCCTCGCGCGGCGGATCGCTATCAGAGCGCGGCGCGACTTCGTCAAGTCTTGCGAGATCCTGAGGGCGTGACACTAACGGAACGTGCGGACCGAGTGGAGCCTCCGAGCTTCTGGCAAAACTTAAAAGGCATGTTTAAGGCTGCAGGCTATGAGCCCTCTCCGAGTCCTAGACCTAGTATGGGTGACTATGAGGCACAAGATACTCGCCAATCCGATGAAGATCTACGTAAACGCATGCAACTGACGGCAAAAAAATGCTGTTGGCTTATCCAAAAAGCCGCCTGGTTTGTATTAGCACTATCAGCAGCGCTCCAACATTTAAAGGCAACCAAGAAAATGAAACCGCCGGCGGAATTGTGCGCGGTCACTTGGTGCAGCTCATGGATTGGGCAAAGCCACTAA
- a CDS encoding universal stress protein yields MSFHVLEAMDPATRIADFAKDNDASLILIGASHKLPNKVTPWRTSMTKIVEEAPCSVHIVRT; encoded by the coding sequence GTGTCATTTCATGTGCTTGAGGCGATGGATCCAGCTACGCGCATTGCGGACTTTGCCAAAGATAATGACGCATCGCTAATTCTGATTGGCGCATCGCATAAGCTTCCTAATAAAGTAACGCCATGGAGAACCTCGATGACAAAAATTGTCGAAGAGGCCCCCTGCAGCGTTCATATAGTACGCACTTAA
- a CDS encoding dicarboxylate/amino acid:cation symporter, which produces MTIPTKKPPIYKILYFQVLVAVALGVLLGHFYPSFGTEMKPFGDAFIKGIKMLIAPIIFCTVVVGIAGMEDMKKVGKTGGIALLYFEIVSTIALIVGLVVVNVLQPGTGMNIDPTTLDTKGIAAYTGPGKIGTTTDFLLNIIPSTAVDAFAKGEILQVLFIAVLFGFALHRFGGRGTLGFDLIEKFSHVLFDIIGIIMKFAPIGAFGAMAFTIGKYGVGSLFSLGKLMGSFYITCLLFVFVVLGIIARLNGFSIFKFVRYIKEELLIVLGTSSSESVLPRMMEKMELLGAKKSCVGFVIPTGYSFNLDGTSIYLTMAAVFIAQATDTPMTIMQQITLLLVLLLTSKGAAGVTGSGFIVLAATLSAVGNVPVAGLAIILGIDRFMSEARALTNLVGNGVATIVVAKWTGELDQKQLTDVLNKDN; this is translated from the coding sequence ATGACGATCCCAACCAAAAAGCCACCAATTTATAAGATTCTCTATTTTCAAGTCCTTGTAGCGGTTGCCCTGGGTGTTCTGTTGGGACATTTCTATCCCTCCTTTGGAACAGAAATGAAACCTTTTGGCGATGCGTTTATTAAGGGCATCAAAATGTTGATTGCCCCGATTATCTTTTGTACGGTAGTTGTCGGTATTGCCGGCATGGAAGATATGAAGAAAGTTGGCAAGACGGGTGGCATTGCACTTCTTTATTTTGAAATCGTCAGCACGATTGCTCTCATTGTGGGCCTGGTGGTTGTGAATGTTTTACAACCAGGCACCGGCATGAATATCGATCCCACTACTTTAGATACCAAGGGTATTGCTGCGTATACCGGCCCTGGAAAAATAGGAACCACAACAGATTTCTTGCTGAACATTATCCCAAGCACTGCTGTTGATGCATTCGCTAAAGGCGAAATTCTGCAAGTGCTCTTTATTGCTGTGCTGTTTGGATTTGCTTTACATCGCTTTGGTGGTCGCGGAACGTTGGGGTTTGATTTAATCGAAAAATTCTCCCACGTACTATTTGACATCATTGGTATCATCATGAAATTTGCGCCAATTGGAGCGTTTGGTGCAATGGCTTTTACCATCGGTAAGTATGGCGTTGGCTCGTTATTTTCCTTGGGTAAATTGATGGGTAGTTTTTACATCACTTGTTTGCTATTTGTGTTTGTTGTGCTTGGCATCATCGCACGATTAAATGGCTTTAGTATTTTTAAGTTTGTGCGTTATATCAAAGAAGAGTTGCTGATTGTTTTGGGAACCTCTTCTTCTGAATCCGTATTGCCGCGGATGATGGAAAAAATGGAGCTTTTAGGCGCCAAAAAAAGCTGTGTAGGCTTCGTCATTCCAACCGGATATTCCTTCAATTTGGATGGCACATCTATTTACTTGACTATGGCCGCAGTATTTATTGCACAAGCTACCGATACTCCCATGACCATCATGCAACAAATTACCTTGTTATTAGTGCTGTTGCTGACTTCAAAGGGTGCTGCTGGTGTTACTGGAAGCGGCTTTATTGTTTTAGCGGCAACTCTTTCAGCGGTTGGAAATGTGCCCGTTGCTGGCTTGGCAATTATTCTTGGCATCGATCGATTTATGTCTGAGGCGCGCGCTTTAACTAACTTAGTAGGCAATGGCGTTGCGACGATTGTAGTTGCTAAATGGACCGGTGAATTAGATCAAAAACAATTAACGGATGTCCTTAACAAAGACAATTAG
- a CDS encoding pseudouridine synthase has product MEEKVRVSKLLSELGLCSRREADSYIEQGLVTVDGEVVNELGVRAYRHQKIELQSGAKAQQASRITVILNKPVGYIPHYGDEQEYQPAASLITPENHFGSPLDKGRNPRFNTKGLAPAGRLDIDSTGLLVLTQDGRIAKLLIGENSPIKKEYLVRVEGKLSFEDLDRLGHGLSLDGVKLKPAQVSWQNEDQLRFVLREGRKHQIRRMCEMVGLKVLGLKRVRMGRISLGPLPPGQWRFLRPEEQF; this is encoded by the coding sequence ATGGAAGAAAAAGTACGAGTCTCGAAACTGCTATCAGAGCTAGGGCTCTGCTCACGACGTGAGGCTGATTCGTATATAGAACAAGGGCTAGTCACCGTTGATGGTGAAGTAGTTAACGAATTGGGTGTTCGAGCATATCGCCATCAAAAGATCGAATTGCAGTCTGGCGCTAAAGCTCAACAAGCATCTCGCATCACTGTAATTTTGAATAAACCCGTTGGCTACATCCCTCATTACGGCGACGAACAAGAATATCAGCCCGCTGCATCGCTAATAACCCCAGAAAATCACTTCGGCAGCCCCCTAGATAAAGGCAGAAATCCACGCTTTAATACAAAAGGACTTGCTCCCGCAGGAAGATTAGATATCGACTCGACTGGATTACTTGTCCTCACACAAGATGGTCGCATTGCCAAACTACTGATTGGTGAGAATAGTCCCATTAAAAAAGAATATTTGGTTCGCGTTGAGGGCAAGCTTTCATTTGAAGATCTTGATCGACTAGGGCACGGATTGTCGCTTGATGGCGTGAAACTAAAACCTGCACAAGTGAGTTGGCAGAATGAAGATCAATTGCGCTTTGTACTGCGCGAAGGTCGTAAACATCAAATTCGACGGATGTGCGAAATGGTTGGACTAAAAGTTCTTGGACTCAAACGTGTTCGCATGGGGCGCATCTCACTTGGCCCATTACCGCCTGGTCAATGGCGATTTTTAAGGCCTGAAGAGCAATTCTGA